The sequence AGTCCTCTAGACTTTCAGCGCTCAGCCTCTCTTGATCCAAGGGGGCTGGAGCTGTCCCCTGTTGGAACATACAGATGAATCCTGTCACACTACTCAAGACAATACTTTTACCACACTACTGTACCGGCCTGAATCGCACTGTTGCAGATTCAGATATTTTCTTTTCACGTTGTCCTTTTCAGCAGAGTTCCCTCAAACTATAGTGGATGTGTAACCAAGCCAGCACAgtacagctctgctctgctcagctCAGCACGACTTGGCTCAGAAGTGCGAAAAGGGTACAATTGTGCATCTGAAAAATCACATGTACTTTATTTGCAAATACATTTTTCTTGCGGCGCACAAAATGGCACTCTTAGTTGTTATTCCAAAATGGGTCTAGTGCAGCGCATTGTCCTTTTTATTTCACTGCATATCCAAACATTTGTTGAGAAATGATCACTGAAACTGATTGAGGAGAGATTAAAGGTACCTGAGCAGACGCCTCCAGTTCCTGGATGCGCGCTGTGAGCAGCTGATTGTGTCTCTGGAGCTGCAACATCCTGTCCTGACTGGGTCTCTGCTCCATGGCGTTCTTCAGTTTCACAGTTCTGATTTTTGAGTCGCTCTCTGCGTTCATCAGGCAGTGCTTCAGCTTCTCTATCTATTGATCAATAAAAATCCCGTAAAAACTGTATTCGCTGTTGCTGATTGAGTTTGTGCTGTTCTCTAACAAAATGTGTCAACATGTATGACTGCAGAGGTATTTTTATACTAAAAATGTTAACCATTCGTCATAAGTTGTTGGGTTTGGGTTTGCCAGAGCTGCAACCCCCCCACCATCTCACCTCCAGCTGCAGATCACGGTTGGACATGAGGGCACTGTTCTTCTCTTCGCTCAGCTTGGTAACATTGTGCATTAGGCTGTAGTTCTCATCCTTCAGGTGGCGTACCTCCTCCCACTGCCGGTCCTTCTCTTCCCGCATACGACGCACACGCTCCTGTTGCTTCCGCAGCTCCCTCTCCCTAACCTGGTGTTGGCGGACAGCGTCCTCCTGCGCGGCTACAGCCGCAGCGGCCTCTTGTCTGCGCCGGCGTTCCTCCTGCAGTCCTTTCTGCAGACGTGTGACCTCATTCATCAAGAACTGAGTCAGTCCTGACTCACCCACCGTGTCTATGATGTCAGAGAGAGGACAGTATGTtatgcagtggaggctgctgaagggaggacagatcataataatggctggaacggagtaaatggaatgtcaaacacatggaaaccatgtgtttgataccattccgctccagccattaccacgagtccgtcctcctcaattaaggtgccaccaacctcctgtgatgttaTATTATGGTCAAATCCATTGTTACAGTCAGACATTGGCACTCTGAAGGATCTGAGCAATACATTTAACTCATAACttacaaaaatgtataaaagCTTGAATGGAAAATTCACAACTTTTCTACAGACAGATGGTTCATAGCTACTCACCAACTAGTATAGAGAAGACCCGGGCAGGTTCTTTGCCAGTAATTTTGCGATACAGTTGAGGATAGTCCAGCTCCAAACTCTCGAGGAATGCAACGTAGCCTTTGTGTCCAGTTCTTTGAAGAATATCCAATAGTGCACCTGTGAGCATGAATCTGAGGTTTAAAAGTAAGGTATGGACATGCATTTCAGTTCATCTTTATTTGGCAAATTATCACATCTCTCAATGGCTGAACTGATATATAGCAATCATCTGAGATGCGCAGTGCAATTGCAATAAAGATGACCTGGAATGCAACTTAATTGTTGTAAAAAGTGGAACACTTGACCGTTTTCTCAGTAACCTGAAATAGAAGACAGTGCCTTACCTACTTTACGTCGGCGGACGACCAGATTGGGGTCATTGAATATCTGCTCCTCATCATCACAGTTTAGCACCTTGCACTGCCGCAGGTAGGGAGTGATTTGCGACGGCTCAATGGTCTTTATCAGCAGCAGTCTGTATTCCTCCAGCTGGACCCAGCATTCCTCATCCTCCATATCTGACACACTGACTGTCAGTCCCAATTGTCTCTGGGTCCCTGCTGCTCTAATAACTCCTTCACTAAGGGTTTATCAACTTGGTGCGAACTCTAGTTGTTAAAGTGGCTACAATCCAAATGTGGAACTGTTAAGTGGAACTGCTGTTTTATGATGCAAGAGTCAAGTTCCTTTTTTGTAGAAGTTATTTCAGTTTTTCCATTTCCCCCATTTCACAAGTATTTGTGCTGAGACAAACTCTTCAAGAAATGTTTAATAGGGAAAATGTAACAACAGTACTGACTTCTTGAAAAGGTGTTTATAATCGACCTACCAACATACAGCATGTTCCTTTTTCCTAATAAGCCAACACAGAATTATGGAGTGATTAGAGTGATAGAGTATTGACAGTAGTACGGACATCTGCAGTTACTCACCCTCTTCTTTAATGACTTTGAGGCAATGACTGACTGACTCGCTCAATCATTTTCT comes from Salmo salar chromosome ssa20, Ssal_v3.1, whole genome shotgun sequence and encodes:
- the card9 gene encoding caspase recruitment domain-containing protein 9; this encodes MEDEECWVQLEEYRLLLIKTIEPSQITPYLRQCKVLNCDDEEQIFNDPNLVVRRRKVGALLDILQRTGHKGYVAFLESLELDYPQLYRKITGKEPARVFSILVDTVGESGLTQFLMNEVTRLQKGLQEERRRRQEAAAAVAAQEDAVRQHQVRERELRKQQERVRRMREEKDRQWEEVRHLKDENYSLMHNVTKLSEEKNSALMSNRDLQLEIEKLKHCLMNAESDSKIRTVKLKNAMEQRPSQDRMLQLQRHNQLLTARIQELEASAQGTAPAPLDQERLSAESLEDYKQHSQAQHQELVDNIYTLRRDLHDAEALRNRYLEANEVLDLKCTTLKKDAKMYRDRLEGILKQMDEVIRERDKAIASREEYHQENCRSLQDKDQYRKQIRELGERCDELQVQLFRTEGEVIALQTRLHRHTCSKHDKSQTSEEDCKDKLTKASSVELQSPTSGEYDVCIASQDNQLCAGGPREENISTERVDEVLGCSKPRSRCNFYYRRKRVLRSKPTWKEHTPCHLDNSSGSGNTDSDGI